From Pseudomonas hormoni:
TGCAACAAGATCTCGGCAATCATCGCCGCCATCAAGGCCGGCTACCTGGACAGCGCTTCGATCCGTTGATCATTAAAACCTGCGAGTAATCCAAAAGAAAAAAACGTACCATCTGCGACGCCTCCAGAGTGTTGACGTGTGAATCTTCACGACGCAGTACACTCGGACGGTCTCGCCCGCTACAACGCCCCTGGCCGCGGGAAACCCGTTGATTACCCAGAGCCCGCCCCATGCCTTTGCTCGAAACACCCTTAGCCCGCCTCGACCTGATCCGCCAGCCCGAACAGCAGAACGAACCGCTGCAAGCGTTTGATGCCGCCGACGAATACCTGCTCAATCATCTGGCCGAACAGCAACCGACCGCGAACACCCGTGTGCTGGTGCTCAATGACAGCTTCGGCGCATTGGCCGCCAGCCTGGCCGGCAAGGTTCAGGTAACCACGAGCGGCGATTCGTTCCTGGCCTTCCAGGGGCTGGAAAAGAATCTGATCCGCAACGGCCAGGCATTTGATGCCGTGCCGAGCGTACCTGCCAGCGAAGCAGTCACCGGCCCGTTTGATCGGGTGCTGATCCGGGTACCGAAAACTCTGGCCTTGCTGGAGGAGCAACTGATCCGCCTGCAAAACCAGCTGGCACCCGGCGCCCAAGTGATTGCCGGTGCCATGATCAAGCATCTGCCGCGTGCCGCCGGGGATTTGCTGGAACGCTACATTGGTCCGGTGCAGGCATCATTGGCGGTGAAGAAGGCTCGACTGCTGACCGCTACGGCTGAAGACAAGGCTCCCGCGACGTCCCCCTACCCGACCCGTTATCGACTCGACACGCCGCCCATCGAATTGCTCAACCACGCCAACGTGTTTTGCCGGGAAGGCCTGGACATCGGCACGCGGGCGTTTCTGCCGCACTTGCCGACGAACCTTGGCGCGGCGCGGGTCGCCGACCTCGGTTGCGGCAACGGCGTGCTGGCCATCGCCAGTGCCCTGCAA
This genomic window contains:
- a CDS encoding methyltransferase — its product is MPLLETPLARLDLIRQPEQQNEPLQAFDAADEYLLNHLAEQQPTANTRVLVLNDSFGALAASLAGKVQVTTSGDSFLAFQGLEKNLIRNGQAFDAVPSVPASEAVTGPFDRVLIRVPKTLALLEEQLIRLQNQLAPGAQVIAGAMIKHLPRAAGDLLERYIGPVQASLAVKKARLLTATAEDKAPATSPYPTRYRLDTPPIELLNHANVFCREGLDIGTRAFLPHLPTNLGAARVADLGCGNGVLAIASALQNPEAHYTLVDESFMAVQSAAENWRAALGDRDVIVRAGDGLAGQEPQSLDVVLCNPPFHQQQVVGDFLAWRMFQQAREALVVGGALYIVGNRHLGYHSKLARLFRGVEQVAATPKFVILKARK